In a genomic window of Pseudomonas sp. TH06:
- the iolE gene encoding myo-inosose-2 dehydratase, giving the protein MPAIRIGINPISWSNDDLPSLGGETPLSTALSEGKAIGYAGFELNGKFPKDAKGVGDVLRPYDLALVSGWYSSRLATRSVAEEIDAIASHVELLAQNGANVLVYGEVADSIQGQRIPLVERPRFHSEEAWQAYADKLTELARFTLSRGVRLAYHHHMGAYVESPSDIDKLMALTGSEVGLLFDSGHCYMGGGEPLQVLKKHIERICHVHFKDVRKPVVQLARNNLWSFPDCIINGTFTVPGDGDIDYAALLDVLVAADYYGWLVVEAEQDPAVAPSYIYAKKGYDTLRALLNERGL; this is encoded by the coding sequence ATGCCCGCAATCCGAATTGGCATCAACCCGATTTCCTGGAGCAACGACGATCTGCCGTCCCTCGGTGGCGAGACGCCGTTGAGCACCGCCCTGAGTGAGGGCAAGGCAATCGGTTACGCAGGTTTTGAGCTCAACGGTAAATTCCCCAAGGATGCCAAAGGCGTCGGTGACGTGCTGCGGCCTTACGATCTGGCGCTGGTGTCTGGCTGGTACTCCAGCCGACTGGCGACACGCTCGGTGGCCGAGGAAATCGATGCAATCGCCAGCCATGTCGAGTTGCTGGCGCAGAACGGTGCCAACGTTCTGGTGTACGGCGAGGTCGCCGATTCGATTCAGGGGCAGCGTATTCCGCTGGTCGAGCGGCCACGCTTTCATAGCGAAGAAGCGTGGCAGGCATACGCCGACAAGCTCACTGAACTGGCGCGCTTCACCCTGTCCCGAGGCGTGCGTCTGGCGTATCACCACCACATGGGTGCCTACGTCGAGTCGCCGTCAGACATCGACAAACTCATGGCCCTGACCGGTAGCGAAGTCGGCTTGCTGTTCGATTCCGGTCATTGCTACATGGGCGGTGGCGAGCCGCTGCAAGTTCTGAAAAAACACATCGAACGCATCTGCCACGTGCATTTCAAGGACGTGCGCAAACCGGTGGTGCAACTGGCGCGCAACAATCTGTGGAGCTTCCCGGATTGCATCATCAACGGCACGTTCACTGTGCCTGGCGATGGCGACATTGATTACGCCGCGCTGCTCGACGTCCTGGTGGCCGCCGATTATTACGGCTGGCTGGTGGTCGAGGCCGAGCAGGATCCGGCGGTGGCACCGAGTTACATCTACGCGAAAAAGGGCTACGACACCTTGCGCGCCCTGCTCAATGAAAGGGGCTTGTGA
- a CDS encoding Gfo/Idh/MocA family oxidoreductase — MRIGLVGYGHGGRFFHAPLLSSLPGATFAGVVTRSPERRQLLAAEHPGVPAFDSIGELVEAGVDVLVISTPLKGRPALVLDGLEHGVAVVSDKPFAADAQQAQTLITMAERQGVRLSVYQNRRWDSDFLTVRKLIESGALGQVTRFESRVERYSPQSVNNASGGGFLRDLGSHLVDQALLLFGPVRQVYAELDYQDKDQACDNGFFVSLTHANGVVSHLGGSCLQSTPGPRFRVTGTLGCYSVDGLDGQEAQALAGLSPKSAGEGWGVEEHRRWGWFEHAGERERVPSERGCWQQFYQQLQTALQTGGPLPVEARDALASTVVLDAARQSFKQRQVVELNPSGSHGTDLE; from the coding sequence ATGCGTATCGGACTTGTCGGTTACGGCCATGGCGGCCGGTTTTTTCATGCGCCGCTGCTCAGCAGTCTGCCCGGTGCCACGTTTGCCGGTGTGGTGACGCGTTCCCCGGAGCGCCGCCAATTGCTCGCTGCTGAACACCCCGGCGTACCGGCGTTCGACAGCATCGGCGAACTGGTCGAGGCAGGCGTGGATGTGTTGGTGATTTCCACGCCGCTGAAGGGCCGTCCGGCGCTGGTGCTTGATGGTCTCGAACACGGAGTCGCCGTCGTCAGTGACAAACCCTTCGCCGCCGATGCGCAACAGGCGCAAACCCTGATCACCATGGCCGAACGCCAGGGCGTGCGGCTCAGCGTTTATCAGAATCGCCGCTGGGATTCGGATTTCCTCACCGTGCGCAAACTCATCGAGTCGGGCGCACTCGGGCAGGTCACGCGTTTCGAATCACGGGTCGAGCGCTACTCGCCACAGTCGGTGAACAACGCCAGCGGCGGTGGTTTTCTGCGCGATCTGGGAAGCCATCTGGTGGATCAGGCGTTGCTGCTGTTCGGCCCTGTCAGGCAGGTGTATGCCGAGCTTGATTATCAGGACAAGGACCAGGCCTGCGACAACGGTTTTTTCGTTTCCCTGACCCACGCTAACGGGGTTGTCTCCCACCTCGGCGGCAGTTGCCTGCAAAGCACGCCCGGCCCGCGCTTTCGGGTCACCGGAACGCTGGGCTGCTACAGCGTTGATGGCCTCGACGGGCAGGAGGCTCAAGCGCTGGCCGGGCTCTCGCCAAAATCCGCGGGTGAGGGCTGGGGTGTCGAAGAGCATCGGCGCTGGGGCTGGTTTGAACACGCTGGCGAACGCGAGCGCGTGCCTTCGGAAAGGGGCTGCTGGCAGCAGTTTTATCAGCAGCTACAAACCGCGTTACAGACTGGCGGCCCATTGCCGGTCGAGGCTCGTGATGCACTGGCGAGCACTGTTGTTCTGGATGCTGCGCGGCAGAGTTTCAAGCAACGTCAGGTGGTCGAACTGAACCCGTCTGGAAGTCATGGAACAGATTTGGAATAA
- the iolD gene encoding 3D-(3,5/4)-trihydroxycyclohexane-1,2-dione acylhydrolase (decyclizing), with protein sequence MTTTRLTMAQALVKFLDNQYIEVDGVQSKFVAGIFTIFGHGNVLGLGQALEQDSGDLIVHQGRNEQGMAHAAIGFAKQHLRRRIYACTSSVGPGAANMITAAATATANRIPLLLLPGDVYASRQPDPVLQQIEQFHDLSISTNDAFKAVSKYWDRINRPEQLMTAAIHAMRVLTDPAETGAVTLALPQDVQAEAYDYPDYFLQKRVHRIERRPATEAMLGDALALIKGKRKPLLICGGGVKYSGANAALQAFAERFGIPFAETQAGKSAVVSSHPLNLGGIGETGCLAANLLAPEADLIIGVGTRYSDFTTASKSLFKHPDVQFLNLNISPCDALKLDGVQLLADAKTALQALSNILGDYRAEWGDQPREAKEQLDAEVERIYQAEYQTEDFVPEINDHMDPAVLREFIELTGSCLTQSRVLGVLNETLADDAVIVAAAGSLPGDLQRSWRSKGVNTYHVEYGYSCMGYEVNAALGVKLAEPDREVYALVGDGSYMMLHSELATSIQERRKINVVLLDNMTFGCINNLQMEHGMDSFGTEFRFRNPETGKLDGGFVPVDFAMSAAAYGCKTYKVNTVEALQAALADARLQTVSTLIDIKVLPKTMIHKYLSWWRVGVAQVSTSARTDAVAKTLNERLAKARQY encoded by the coding sequence ATGACCACAACAAGACTGACCATGGCCCAGGCCCTGGTGAAATTTCTCGATAACCAGTACATCGAAGTCGATGGCGTGCAGAGCAAGTTCGTCGCCGGGATCTTCACGATTTTCGGTCACGGCAATGTGCTCGGACTCGGTCAGGCGCTGGAGCAGGACAGCGGCGACCTGATCGTCCATCAGGGTCGCAACGAGCAGGGCATGGCCCACGCCGCCATCGGTTTTGCCAAACAGCATCTGCGCCGCAGGATCTACGCCTGCACCTCGTCGGTAGGCCCGGGCGCAGCGAACATGATTACTGCTGCAGCCACCGCCACCGCCAATCGCATCCCGTTGCTGTTGTTGCCCGGCGACGTCTACGCCAGCCGCCAACCGGACCCGGTGCTGCAACAGATCGAGCAGTTTCACGATCTGAGCATCAGCACCAACGATGCCTTCAAAGCCGTGAGCAAATACTGGGACCGGATCAACCGCCCCGAGCAGTTGATGACCGCCGCGATCCACGCCATGCGCGTACTGACCGATCCCGCCGAAACCGGCGCGGTGACGTTGGCGCTGCCGCAGGACGTACAGGCCGAGGCCTACGATTACCCGGATTACTTCCTGCAAAAACGCGTGCATCGCATCGAGCGCCGACCGGCCACCGAAGCCATGCTCGGCGATGCGCTGGCGCTGATCAAAGGCAAGCGCAAACCGTTGCTGATCTGTGGCGGCGGTGTGAAGTATTCCGGGGCTAATGCTGCGTTGCAGGCGTTCGCCGAACGCTTCGGTATTCCGTTCGCCGAAACGCAGGCGGGCAAGAGCGCGGTGGTTTCCAGTCATCCACTGAACCTCGGCGGCATCGGCGAAACCGGATGTCTGGCAGCGAATCTGCTGGCGCCCGAGGCGGATCTGATCATTGGTGTCGGCACCCGCTACAGCGATTTCACCACCGCGTCGAAATCCTTGTTCAAACACCCGGACGTGCAGTTCCTCAACCTCAATATCAGCCCGTGCGATGCGCTGAAACTCGACGGCGTGCAACTGCTGGCCGACGCGAAAACCGCTTTGCAGGCTTTGAGCAATATTCTCGGCGACTACCGCGCCGAGTGGGGCGATCAGCCGCGTGAGGCCAAGGAACAACTCGACGCCGAGGTTGAGCGGATTTATCAGGCCGAATACCAGACCGAGGATTTCGTCCCGGAAATCAACGACCACATGGACCCGGCCGTACTGCGCGAATTCATCGAGTTGACCGGTTCCTGCCTGACCCAGAGCCGCGTGCTGGGTGTACTCAATGAGACCCTGGCCGACGACGCGGTAATTGTCGCCGCTGCCGGCAGTCTGCCCGGTGACTTACAGCGCAGCTGGCGCAGCAAGGGCGTCAACACTTACCACGTCGAGTACGGCTATTCATGCATGGGTTACGAGGTGAATGCGGCGCTGGGCGTGAAGCTCGCCGAGCCCGATCGCGAGGTCTATGCGCTGGTCGGCGATGGCTCTTACATGATGCTGCACTCGGAGCTGGCAACGTCGATTCAGGAGCGCCGCAAGATCAACGTGGTGCTGCTGGACAACATGACGTTTGGCTGCATCAACAACTTGCAGATGGAACACGGCATGGACAGCTTCGGCACTGAATTCCGTTTCCGGAACCCCGAGACCGGCAAGCTCGACGGCGGTTTTGTTCCGGTGGATTTCGCCATGAGCGCGGCGGCCTACGGCTGCAAGACCTACAAGGTGAACACGGTTGAAGCGTTGCAGGCAGCGCTGGCCGATGCGCGTTTGCAGACGGTGTCGACGCTGATCGATATCAAGGTTCTGCCCAAGACGATGATTCACAAATACCTGTCGTGGTGGCGGGTCGGTGTCGCGCAGGTGTCCACCAGTGCGCGCACCGATGCGGTCGCGAAAACCCTTAATGAACGGTTGGCCAAGGCCCGCCAGTACTGA
- a CDS encoding CoA-acylating methylmalonate-semialdehyde dehydrogenase, protein MSNAPVIGHYIDGQVQDSGERFSHVFNPATGAVQAQVALASVKTVEEAVASALKAFPAWSEQSSLRRSRVMFKFKELLDRHHNELAEIITREHGKVLSDAKGEVTRGIEIVEYACGAPNLLKTEFSDNIGGGIDNWNLRQPLGVCAGVTPFNFPVMVPLWMIPLALVTGNCFILKPSERDPSASLLMARLLTEAGLPDGVFNVVQGDKTAVDALLQHPDIEAISFVGSTPIAEYIHQQATARGKRVQALGGAKNHMIVMPDADLDQAADALIGAAYGSAGERCMAISIAVAVGDVGDRLIAKLLPRIDQLKVGNGMQSDSEMGPLVTAEHKAKVEGFISDGVAQGAQLLVDGRGFNVPGAEAGFFVGATLFDQVSSEMSIYQQEIFGPVLGIIRVPDFASAVALINAHEFGNGVSCFTSDGGIARAFARTIKVGMVGINVPIPVPMAWHSFGGWKRSLFGDHHAYGEEGVRFYSRYKSVMQRWPDSIAKGPEFSMPTAK, encoded by the coding sequence ATGAGCAATGCCCCGGTAATCGGCCACTACATCGATGGTCAGGTGCAGGACAGCGGCGAGCGGTTCAGTCATGTGTTCAATCCGGCCACCGGCGCGGTGCAGGCGCAAGTGGCGCTGGCCAGCGTCAAGACCGTGGAAGAGGCTGTCGCGTCCGCGCTGAAGGCCTTCCCGGCGTGGTCGGAACAGTCGTCCCTGCGTCGTTCGCGGGTGATGTTCAAGTTCAAGGAGTTGCTCGACCGGCATCACAACGAGCTGGCTGAAATCATCACCCGCGAGCACGGCAAAGTGTTGTCCGATGCCAAGGGAGAGGTTACTCGCGGCATCGAAATCGTCGAGTACGCCTGCGGCGCGCCGAACCTGCTCAAGACCGAATTCAGCGACAACATCGGCGGCGGCATCGACAACTGGAATCTGCGGCAGCCGCTGGGTGTTTGCGCGGGTGTCACGCCGTTCAACTTCCCGGTGATGGTGCCGCTGTGGATGATCCCGCTGGCGCTGGTCACCGGTAACTGTTTCATCCTCAAGCCTTCGGAACGTGACCCGTCCGCCAGTTTGCTGATGGCGCGTCTGCTCACCGAGGCCGGCTTGCCGGACGGCGTGTTCAACGTGGTGCAGGGCGACAAGACGGCCGTGGATGCGCTGTTGCAACACCCCGATATCGAGGCGATTTCCTTTGTCGGTTCGACGCCGATTGCCGAGTACATCCACCAGCAAGCCACTGCACGCGGCAAGCGTGTCCAGGCGCTGGGCGGGGCGAAGAATCACATGATTGTCATGCCCGATGCCGATCTCGATCAGGCCGCCGACGCCTTGATCGGCGCAGCTTACGGCTCAGCCGGCGAGCGTTGCATGGCGATTTCGATTGCCGTCGCGGTGGGCGATGTCGGTGATCGTCTGATCGCCAAACTGCTGCCGCGTATCGACCAGCTCAAGGTCGGTAACGGTATGCAGAGCGACAGCGAAATGGGCCCGTTGGTCACGGCTGAGCACAAGGCCAAAGTTGAGGGTTTTATCAGCGACGGGGTGGCCCAGGGCGCGCAGTTGTTGGTGGATGGCCGGGGTTTCAATGTACCGGGTGCCGAGGCTGGTTTTTTCGTGGGCGCGACCCTTTTCGATCAGGTCAGCAGCGAAATGAGCATCTATCAGCAAGAGATTTTCGGCCCGGTGCTGGGCATCATCCGCGTACCGGACTTCGCCAGCGCCGTGGCATTGATCAACGCCCATGAGTTCGGTAACGGCGTGTCCTGCTTCACCAGCGATGGCGGCATCGCCCGTGCGTTTGCTCGCACCATCAAGGTCGGCATGGTCGGTATCAACGTGCCGATTCCGGTGCCAATGGCCTGGCACTCGTTTGGCGGCTGGAAGCGCTCATTGTTCGGTGACCACCACGCTTACGGTGAAGAGGGCGTGCGTTTCTACAGTCGCTATAAAAGCGTGATGCAGCGCTGGCCCGACAGCATCGCCAAAGGCCCTGAATTCAGCATGCCAACTGCCAAATAA
- a CDS encoding Gfo/Idh/MocA family oxidoreductase, whose product MSLKLGVIGTGAIGQDHIRRCSQTLLNSQVVAVTDINLQQAAKVVADLKLTAEVYPDGHALIKAPEVEAILVTSWGPSHEEFVLAAIAAGKPVFCEKPLAVTAEGCRKIVEAEVAHGKRLVQVGFMRPYDEGYRALKAVIDSGQIGEPLMLHCAHRNPSVGENYKTDMAITDTLIHELDVLRWLLDDDYVSVQVVFPRKSSKALAHLKDPQIVLLETAKGTRIDVEVFVNCQYGYDIQCEVVGETGIAKLPEPQQVQMRSGAKLSNAILMDWKDRFIGAYDVELQAFIDGVRAGQVGGPSAWDGFAAAVAADACIEAQNSGQIVKVTLPDRPHFYG is encoded by the coding sequence ATGTCTTTGAAGCTTGGCGTTATCGGTACCGGGGCCATCGGCCAGGATCACATCCGTCGTTGCAGCCAGACTTTGCTCAACAGTCAGGTCGTCGCTGTCACCGACATCAACTTGCAGCAAGCCGCCAAGGTCGTTGCTGATCTGAAGCTGACGGCCGAGGTTTACCCGGATGGTCACGCGCTGATCAAGGCGCCAGAGGTCGAGGCCATCCTTGTCACCTCGTGGGGGCCGAGTCACGAAGAGTTCGTGCTGGCTGCGATTGCCGCCGGCAAACCGGTGTTCTGCGAGAAACCGCTGGCAGTGACTGCCGAAGGGTGCCGCAAGATCGTCGAAGCCGAGGTCGCCCACGGCAAGCGTCTGGTGCAGGTCGGGTTCATGCGTCCTTACGATGAAGGTTATCGCGCGCTGAAAGCGGTGATCGACAGTGGCCAGATCGGTGAGCCGTTGATGCTGCACTGCGCGCACCGCAACCCGAGCGTCGGCGAAAACTACAAGACCGACATGGCAATCACCGACACGCTGATCCATGAGCTGGATGTGCTGCGCTGGTTGCTGGATGACGATTATGTGTCGGTGCAAGTGGTATTCCCACGCAAGTCGAGCAAGGCGTTGGCGCATTTGAAAGATCCGCAGATCGTCCTGCTGGAAACCGCCAAGGGCACGCGCATCGATGTCGAGGTTTTCGTCAATTGCCAGTACGGCTATGACATCCAGTGCGAAGTGGTGGGGGAGACTGGCATCGCCAAGCTGCCGGAGCCGCAGCAGGTGCAAATGCGCAGCGGCGCCAAGCTGTCGAACGCGATTCTGATGGACTGGAAGGACCGCTTCATCGGCGCCTATGACGTCGAGTTGCAGGCGTTCATCGATGGTGTGCGCGCCGGTCAGGTGGGCGGGCCCTCGGCATGGGACGGTTTCGCCGCCGCCGTCGCGGCAGATGCATGCATCGAAGCCCAGAACAGTGGCCAGATAGTAAAAGTCACCCTGCCTGACCGCCCACATTTTTACGGCTAA
- a CDS encoding TIM barrel protein: MTQPLRFALNRMVAPRLSLPAFIDLAVSLKADAIEIRNDLKGVEIEDGTAPQTVRELCAAKGISVLSINALYPFDVWNDERRAQATRLAVYARDCGAQGLVMCPLNDTGDMRTTAQRAVGLRTALSELAPILREHGILGFIEPLGFEECSLRRKRTAVDAIQAVGGLDVFRLVHDTFHHHLASEQEFFPELTGLVHISGVEDAEAPLASIRDGHRVLVGEGDILGNAAQIDTLLSTGYSGYLSFEPFADSVHGLADIEQAISASMAHLQKSLT, translated from the coding sequence ATGACTCAGCCCCTGCGTTTTGCCCTAAACCGGATGGTCGCACCACGACTTTCCCTGCCCGCGTTCATTGATCTGGCGGTGAGCCTCAAGGCCGATGCCATCGAGATTCGCAATGACCTCAAAGGCGTGGAAATCGAGGACGGCACAGCCCCGCAAACCGTCCGCGAATTGTGTGCGGCGAAAGGCATCAGCGTCCTGTCGATCAATGCGCTGTACCCGTTCGATGTGTGGAATGACGAACGTCGAGCTCAAGCCACAAGACTCGCCGTGTATGCGCGGGATTGCGGGGCGCAGGGGTTGGTCATGTGCCCGCTGAACGATACCGGCGACATGCGCACGACCGCGCAACGCGCCGTTGGCCTGCGCACGGCGTTGAGCGAACTCGCGCCGATCCTGCGTGAGCACGGCATTCTTGGCTTCATCGAGCCGTTGGGGTTTGAGGAATGCTCGCTGCGGCGCAAGCGTACGGCGGTGGACGCGATCCAGGCGGTGGGCGGGCTGGATGTGTTTCGGCTGGTGCATGACACCTTTCACCATCACCTCGCCAGTGAGCAGGAATTTTTCCCCGAACTGACCGGGCTGGTGCATATCTCCGGCGTCGAAGATGCCGAGGCGCCGTTGGCAAGCATTCGCGACGGCCATCGAGTGTTGGTGGGCGAGGGCGACATTCTCGGTAACGCGGCGCAGATCGACACGCTGCTGAGCACGGGGTACAGCGGCTATCTGTCGTTCGAACCATTCGCTGACAGTGTTCACGGTCTGGCGGATATCGAACAAGCCATCAGCGCCAGCATGGCCCACCTACAAAAATCCCTGACCTGA
- a CDS encoding sugar phosphate isomerase/epimerase, translating to MRIALDPYMYRNLSLGKMVDKVAELGYEHIELSPREDFLPFYKAPRVDKARIKEFRKALSDTGVKLSSLLPMYHWAAADEGLRVAAVRNWKRAIQIAVEMDCELVNTEFTGQSDNPLVCENQFMRSMDELIPEFEREGIKLDIQAHPYDFCERNNESVDIIRGLDRDWINYLYAAPHTFFYDDGVGDIASMLKYAGSKLSHLIIADTYNHKASSGLRYIVNPPGVTATVHQHLDIGQGEVDWQAFFSTLREIKFDGIATVSVFAWEDRPDQSNRMMLERVKSELCH from the coding sequence ATGCGCATCGCACTAGATCCCTACATGTACCGCAATCTGTCCCTGGGCAAGATGGTCGACAAGGTCGCCGAGCTCGGTTACGAACACATCGAGCTCTCGCCTCGCGAAGACTTCCTGCCGTTTTACAAAGCCCCGCGCGTCGACAAGGCGCGGATCAAGGAGTTTCGCAAAGCCTTGAGCGACACCGGGGTCAAACTCTCTTCCTTGTTACCGATGTACCACTGGGCCGCCGCCGACGAAGGTTTGCGCGTGGCCGCGGTGCGCAACTGGAAGCGAGCGATCCAGATTGCCGTGGAAATGGACTGCGAGCTGGTCAACACCGAATTCACCGGGCAGTCGGACAACCCGCTGGTGTGCGAAAACCAGTTCATGCGCTCGATGGACGAATTGATCCCCGAGTTCGAGCGTGAAGGCATCAAGCTCGATATTCAGGCCCACCCGTATGATTTCTGCGAACGCAACAACGAGTCAGTGGACATCATTCGCGGGCTCGACCGCGACTGGATCAACTACCTCTACGCCGCACCGCACACGTTTTTCTACGACGACGGCGTCGGCGACATTGCCTCGATGCTCAAATATGCCGGGTCGAAACTCAGCCATCTGATCATTGCCGACACCTACAACCACAAGGCCTCGTCGGGATTGCGCTACATCGTCAACCCGCCGGGCGTTACCGCAACCGTGCATCAGCATCTGGACATCGGCCAGGGCGAGGTCGACTGGCAAGCGTTTTTCAGCACCTTGCGCGAGATCAAGTTCGACGGCATTGCCACGGTCTCGGTGTTCGCCTGGGAAGACCGACCGGATCAATCCAACCGAATGATGCTCGAACGGGTCAAAAGCGAACTCTGCCACTGA
- the iolB gene encoding 5-deoxy-glucuronate isomerase: protein MSLLVKSQAHGRTMVELEKGRLEYVGFAAYRLSLGESLPVTAGDQELCLVLLSGRVSISGEAPGQGVFEWDNLGDRQSVFEDKSPFAAYLPPGSQARVTALSDSQIAVCAAPGSVSANLGPRLIRPESMKRSVRGKGANTRYVCDILPDSEPAHSLLVVEVRTPSGHSSSYPPHKHDTDDLPHQSFLEETYYHQINPPQGFVFQRVYTDDRSIDQAMAVENSDLVVVPKGYHPVSVPYGYESYYLNVMAGPKRVWQFHNDPQHSWLLDL, encoded by the coding sequence ATGAGCCTTCTAGTCAAGAGTCAGGCCCATGGCCGCACCATGGTCGAGCTGGAAAAGGGACGTCTTGAGTACGTCGGTTTCGCTGCCTATCGACTGAGCCTCGGCGAAAGTCTGCCGGTGACAGCGGGCGATCAGGAGTTGTGCCTGGTGTTGCTCAGCGGTCGCGTCAGTATCAGCGGCGAGGCGCCGGGGCAGGGCGTATTCGAGTGGGACAACCTGGGCGATCGGCAATCGGTGTTCGAAGACAAATCACCGTTCGCCGCGTATCTGCCGCCCGGCAGTCAGGCGCGAGTGACTGCGTTGAGCGACTCACAAATCGCCGTCTGCGCCGCCCCCGGATCGGTCAGCGCCAACCTCGGGCCACGGTTGATCCGCCCGGAGTCGATGAAGCGCAGCGTGCGTGGCAAAGGCGCCAACACCCGATACGTCTGCGACATCTTGCCGGACAGCGAACCGGCGCATTCGCTGCTCGTGGTGGAAGTGCGCACGCCGTCCGGGCATTCGTCGAGCTACCCGCCGCACAAGCACGACACCGATGACCTGCCGCACCAGAGCTTTCTCGAAGAAACCTATTACCACCAGATCAATCCGCCGCAGGGTTTTGTGTTCCAGCGCGTGTACACCGATGACCGCAGCATCGATCAGGCCATGGCCGTGGAAAACAGCGATCTGGTGGTGGTGCCCAAGGGGTATCACCCGGTCAGCGTGCCGTACGGCTACGAGTCCTATTACCTGAATGTCATGGCCGGGCCGAAACGTGTCTGGCAGTTCCATAACGATCCGCAGCACAGCTGGCTGCTGGACCTCTGA